One region of Leptidea sinapis chromosome 10, ilLepSina1.1, whole genome shotgun sequence genomic DNA includes:
- the LOC126966540 gene encoding putative nuclease HARBI1, protein MSFESFIEYMYDSPYDYLSRRYLRDAENPMEIYDENEFRIRFRFTKNIVASFLLPLLFQNTGDSNRGLPIPPVIQMLAALRFYATGNFQIVCGDLHQISQSVVSKIVANVSKALALKIRRFIKFPDVPEQANVKIQFHRVAGFPGVIGCIDFTHIPIKNPNRQNGEVFRNRKGWFSINVQIVCGPRMEIYDIVARWPGSVHDSRIFNNSRCYMRFEEGEIAGLLIGDSGYAQSPYIYMYVNTLVHNPQSQPIVYTH, encoded by the exons atgtctttcgaaagttttattgaatatatgtaCGATAGTCCTTACGACTACTTATCGCGACGATATTTACGAGATGCAGAAAATCCGATGGAAatttatgatgaaaatgaatttcGAATAAGATTCCGCTTCACCAAAAATATTGTGGCAAGCTTTTTGTTACCCCTGCTCTTCCAAAATACTGGAGACAGCAATCGTGGATTGCCGATTCCACCCGTGATCCAAATGCTAGCAGCCTTACGATTTTACGCAACTGGAAACTTTCAA ATTGTTTGCGGCGACTTGCACCAAATAAGTCAATCAGTCGTTTCAAAGATTGTGGCCAATGTATCGAAAGCTTTAGCTTTAAAAATAAGGCGCTTCATTAAATTTCCTGACGTCCCTGAGCAAGCTAATGTGAAGATTCAATTTCATCGTGTTGCTGGATTTCCTGGGGTTATTGGATGCATTGATTTTACCcatattccaataaaaaatccaAACCGACAAAACGGCGAAGTATTTCGCAATCGTAAAGGTTGGTTTTCAATTAATGTGCAAATAGTATGTGGCCCTCGGATGGAAATATATGATATCGTAGCACGCTGGCCTGGATCTGTCCATGACtctagaatatttaataatagcaGGTGTTATATGAGATTTGAAGAAGGGGAAATTGCAGGTTTACTGATTGGTGATAGTGGTTATGCACAGTCACCATACATATACATGTATGTAAACACACTAGTCCATAATCCACAATCACAACCTATAGTGTATACACACTAG
- the LOC126966525 gene encoding tRNA (cytosine(38)-C(5))-methyltransferase yields the protein MKHKVLELYSGIGGMHCAWKDSGLQGEIIAAVDINTVANSVYKKNFPEINLIARNIQSITVKEINKMDVNVILMSPPCQPFTRNGKYLDAEDKRADSFLYILSILQELYTIEYILLENVKGFECSKVRNLFIEKLVECNFKYQEFLLCPSKVGIPNSRLRYYCLARRSFWDFPTTVEIKYELSGEVKEPFPLREIIDSNELESFILQDKFLKWGKVLDICNKESRRSCCFTKAYSHYIDGTGSVFTEASLDKVKECYEEANRYPPGSAEFIENLRSLKLRLFTPKEVLAIMAFPNDYEFPDNITNKQCYRLLGNSVNVKVISELLKILFS from the exons atgaAGCACAAAGTTTTAGAACTTTATAGTGGGATTGGGGGAATGCATTGTGCTTGGAAAG ATTCAGGACTTCAGGGTGAAATTATAGCAGCTGTTGACATAAATACAGTTGCAAATAgtgtttataagaaaaattttccAGAAATAAACCTAATTGCAAGGAATATTCAATCTATAAcagtaaaagaaataaataaaatggatgtaaatgtaattttaatgtcACCACCATGTCAACCATTCACTCGCAATGGCAAATATTTGGATGCAGAAGACAAAAGAGCAGACTCATTtctttatatattaagtattttacaaGAGTTATATACCAtagaatatatattactagAGAATGTAAAAGGATTTGAATGTTCTAAAGTTAGAAATCTTTTCATAGAAAAATTAGTGGAGTGTAACTTTAAATATCAAGAATTCTTGTTATGTCCTTCAAAGGTAGGAATACCTAACTCAAGATTGAGATACTACTGCTTGGCTAGAAGGAGTTTTTGGGACTTCCCTACAACTGTTGAAATT AAATATGAATTGTCAGGCGAAGTTAAGGAACCTTTCCCTTTAAGAGAAATAATTGACTCAAATGAATTGGAATCATTTATTTTGCAAGATAAGTTTTTAAAATGGGGTAAAGTACTTGATATATGCAATAAAGAATCCAGAAGGTCGTGCTGTTTTACCAAAGCATATTCACATTACATTGATGGTACTGGATCTGTGTTTACTGAAGCAAGTTTAGATAAAGTAAAAGAATGTTATGAAGAGGCAAATAGATACCCACCTGGTAGTGCAGAATTCATTGAAAACTTAAGGTCTTTAAAACTAAGGCTATTTACACCAAAGGAAGTTTTAGCTATAATGGCTTTTCCCAATGATTATGAGTTTCCAgataatattacaaacaaacaatgtTATAGATTGTTAGGTAACAGTGTTAATGTTAAAGTAATAAgtgaattattgaaaatattattttcataa